In Flavobacterium sp. CBA20B-1, one DNA window encodes the following:
- a CDS encoding T9SS type A sorting domain-containing protein, with translation MKKILLIITTLLGVYNLTAQVLYIENFNSYPVGNIGTDYNGTVPGVGGWFTKSENKPIYNTPLTNNDYKIVAEANKGNVAQIGPLTKKGEWTRTLFRTDINPYWQQRTAGNNVFKCSFDLYVDDSYISSTPPSDPIRIILYSKEGGLTRFSYDPDHHSFMAGFDFSRGNFNRGSGEAVVVSPGTPLQPPPNGSWITVEMYIDYDNNKAYFSIPTLNYTNVKNIAFTLELGGLDTEGNPLPDDSPVELVFFYTKSGDVDGTFYTPKIDNINLVAQNTVPTLATTEQLAAKFNLYPNPASNVVNITNAENMQIQQITVYDVAGKQLSTQTYNNETDIQLNVEHLASGTYMLHLQTNQGTAVKKLVKK, from the coding sequence ATGAAAAAGATTCTCCTTATTATAACCACCTTGTTAGGCGTTTATAACTTAACTGCCCAAGTACTCTACATCGAAAATTTTAACAGTTATCCTGTGGGAAATATAGGCACCGATTATAACGGCACGGTACCCGGTGTAGGCGGTTGGTTTACCAAATCCGAAAATAAACCTATCTACAATACGCCGCTTACCAATAACGATTATAAAATTGTAGCCGAAGCCAACAAAGGGAATGTTGCACAAATAGGACCCCTTACCAAAAAAGGTGAATGGACACGTACTTTATTCCGTACCGATATCAACCCCTATTGGCAACAACGCACAGCAGGTAATAATGTTTTTAAGTGCAGTTTTGATTTGTATGTAGATGATAGTTATATCAGTTCCACTCCTCCATCTGATCCAATACGTATAATTTTATACAGCAAGGAAGGAGGGTTGACTAGGTTTTCATATGATCCTGATCATCATAGTTTTATGGCTGGTTTTGATTTTTCTAGGGGTAATTTTAATCGCGGAAGTGGTGAAGCTGTAGTGGTAAGTCCCGGCACCCCCTTACAACCGCCACCAAATGGCAGTTGGATTACTGTAGAAATGTATATAGATTATGATAACAACAAAGCGTATTTCAGCATACCAACTTTAAACTATACGAATGTTAAAAACATTGCATTTACTTTAGAGTTGGGGGGGTTAGATACCGAGGGCAACCCCTTGCCTGATGACAGCCCTGTTGAATTAGTGTTTTTTTACACGAAGTCTGGCGATGTTGATGGTACTTTTTATACCCCCAAAATAGATAACATTAATTTAGTAGCTCAAAACACGGTACCCACTTTAGCAACTACCGAGCAGTTGGCTGCAAAATTTAACTTATACCCCAACCCAGCAAGCAATGTTGTAAACATCACCAACGCTGAGAATATGCAGATACAGCAAATCACGGTGTATGATGTTGCAGGCAAACAGTTAAGCACCCAAACCTACAACAACGAAACCGATATACAATTAAACGTAGAACATTTAGCAAGTGGCACGTATATGCTGCACTTGCAAACGAATCAGGGTACAGCGGTTAAAAAATTGGTGAAAAAGTAG